CTTAGATGACGGGCAGCGGCTTCAAATGCGCGCAGGGCGTTGAGCGGTGGCAGGCGACGAGGCATGAAAGTTATACCTTAGAATTTCTATAGCATAGTATGAAAACAACTCGTTTGTATAGTCCTTATAACCCCTATATTTCTTTGTCATACCTTAACTTTCACAACCCCGTTATACACAAAAGGAGCTATGTTATGACCCCCTATTATCTGCTCTCCCGCGACCGCACTGCTTTCGATCAAATGCTCAGCGAAGCCGCCCACCACCCGCGCACCCAAAACCGCCTGCCCGCCAGCTCTCCTGAAACCAGTCTTTCGCAGATGATCAGCAGCGGCACTTTTCATGGCGTCAGCGCCATCGAACGGGGATGGATGCGGCTGGGTTCCGTTTTGCGAGGATAGAGCGCCAATAAATGTGCTAAGCATGGGGCATGTGGACCAAAGACCGCCCCATGCTCAGCATCGTTATTCCGACCCTCAATGAAGGCGGTAATATCGGCGCAACCATCGATGCCCTGAAAAAAGGCGGCATCAAGTGCCGTTATGACATCATTGTCGCCGATGGTGGCTCGAGCGACGCCACCATAGAAGAAGCCCGCGCTCGCGGCGCCGATATCATCGAAAGCGAACCGGGGCGCGGCGTCCAACTGGCCGCTGGAGGAAGACACGCCAAATGCACCTGGTTGTTGTTCCTTCATGCCGATACCGAACTGGCAGCCGGTTGGTACGATGAGGTTGAAGCCTTCATGCAGGACGAGGGCAATTATCGTCACGCCGCCGCCTTCAGCTTCCTGCTGGATGACGACAGCCCGGCGGCTAACGTTCTTGAAGGTATCGTCAATCTGCGAACCCGTATATTGGCCCTGCCCTACGGCGACCAGGGCTTACTGCTCAGCCGGGCTTTTTACCGCGACCTGCATGGTTACGCCCATCTTGATATCATGGAAGATGTTGAAATTATCCGGCGTATTGGCCGCAAACGCCTGCATATTTTTAAATCCTGCGCCGTTACCTCCGCCGATAAATACCGGCGGGATGGTTATCTTTTCAGGCCCCTGAAGAATATTCTTTGTCTGGTGCTTTATTTCCTCGGCCTTTCTCCACGGCTGATCGCGAAAATTTATCGATGAGCGGCAAGCGTCATCTTATTGTTTTTGCAAGAGAGCCGGTCTTGGGCAGGGTCAAGAGCCGCCTGGGACGTGATATCGGCGTCTTCGCCGCGGCCCGGTTTTACAGACAGACTGTCGCTACCGTCCTGAACCGCCTGGCCCGCAACCGGCGCTGGCGCTGCTGGCTGGCCCTCAGCCCCGACAGCGCAATCAACAGGCATCGCTTTTGGCCCAAATCATTCCAACCTACCAAACAGGGAACAGGCGATATAGGGGCGCGCATGAAACGGGCCATGGCGCAAATGCCACCGGGACCGGTGGTTATCATCGGCACCGATGTACCAGATATCACTGGCGGACATATCGAAGCCGCATTCAAGGCCCTGGGCGATCACGACATTGTCTTTGGGCCTGCGGCGGATGGCGGTTACTGGCTGGTCGGGGCAAGGCGCGCACCAAGCACTCCCGATCTTTTTTCAGGCGTGCGCTGGTCGAGTCGTCACACCCTGGAGGATTCATTATCAAAGCTGCGTAAACAGGGTTTCAAGGTAGCCCTGCTGGAAACCCTGAACGATGTCGACGACGGTCCGGCTCTCGCACAATGGAGGAAATCCAAAAATAAGTGCGCTTAGAATCAACACCCTCTATATTTTCTCAAAGAAAACAGGGTGGCTATCCATAACCAGAAGCGAGCGTGAACAGGTCAAATGATTTTCTTGAAAAACACCCGGATCAGAAGCATTGGCTAGGCTTTTGTCTTAACCATGCTGGTCATTGGCGGCCTGTTCGCTACCAGTTCACTGATCACAACAGATAACATTTCGACGATTAAAAAAACCTGGGACAGCTTTGAAGAAAGCCGT
This genomic window from Rhodospirillaceae bacterium contains:
- a CDS encoding glycosyltransferase; this translates as MLSIVIPTLNEGGNIGATIDALKKGGIKCRYDIIVADGGSSDATIEEARARGADIIESEPGRGVQLAAGGRHAKCTWLLFLHADTELAAGWYDEVEAFMQDEGNYRHAAAFSFLLDDDSPAANVLEGIVNLRTRILALPYGDQGLLLSRAFYRDLHGYAHLDIMEDVEIIRRIGRKRLHIFKSCAVTSADKYRRDGYLFRPLKNILCLVLYFLGLSPRLIAKIYR
- a CDS encoding glycosyltransferase; amino-acid sequence: MSGKRHLIVFAREPVLGRVKSRLGRDIGVFAAARFYRQTVATVLNRLARNRRWRCWLALSPDSAINRHRFWPKSFQPTKQGTGDIGARMKRAMAQMPPGPVVIIGTDVPDITGGHIEAAFKALGDHDIVFGPAADGGYWLVGARRAPSTPDLFSGVRWSSRHTLEDSLSKLRKQGFKVALLETLNDVDDGPALAQWRKSKNKCA